A single region of the Ficedula albicollis isolate OC2 chromosome 11, FicAlb1.5, whole genome shotgun sequence genome encodes:
- the HSBP1 gene encoding heat shock factor-binding protein 1, which translates to MAETDPKSVQDLTAVVQTLLQQMQDKFQTMSDQIIGRIDDMSCRIDDLERNIADLMMQAGVEELEGENKTPASNKG; encoded by the exons ATGGCCGAGACCGACCCCAAGAGCGTGCAGGACCTGACGGCCGTG GTGCAGACATTGCTCCAGCAAATGCAGGACAAGTTTCAAACCATGTCTGACCAAATCATTGGAAGAA TCGATGACATGAGCTGCCGCATCGATGACCTGGAGAGGAACATCGCTGACCTGATGATGCAGGCGGGCGTGGAGGAGCTCGAGGGGGAGAACAAGACCCCGGCTTCCAACAAGGGCTAA